In Helicobacter bilis, a genomic segment contains:
- a CDS encoding M48 family metallopeptidase, whose product MILAYLLLFVTPAIVLNILQMRYIQTYATKKPVILNAHDYSIAASYAITRCRVALIEHIFSFIALVFWLFFGVTYLTQFYNMLPISGFGANLLVILSFLGLHALIHIPFSIAQKRIDSHYGFNKQSVKGFVLDGIKMFVVSGILLGIIFALLLWIMESLSSWWLVGFCVVFAFLVFIQLVYPTLIAPMFNKFTPLDNELLRQRITTLMEHAGFHSSGIFVIDASRRDGRLNAYFGGLGSMKRVVLFDTLLDKISEDGLIAILGHELGHFKHGDITQNIIISGSILFAMFAIMGLFFEPLCLYLGLPFTDSSILILAILLFPVLSFLFMPIQSYFSRKAEYRADAFGASCVSKKALSEALVRLVNENKAFPYSHPAYIFFYYSHPPLLERLKALGGLHDGN is encoded by the coding sequence GTGATTTTGGCGTATTTGCTATTGTTTGTTACTCCCGCGATAGTTTTAAATATTTTGCAAATGCGTTATATACAAACTTATGCCACAAAGAAGCCAGTTATTCTTAACGCACATGATTATAGCATTGCTGCAAGTTATGCTATCACTCGTTGCAGGGTTGCGTTAATAGAGCATATTTTTAGTTTTATTGCATTAGTTTTTTGGCTATTCTTTGGCGTTACCTATCTTACGCAATTTTATAATATGCTGCCTATAAGTGGTTTTGGTGCAAATCTACTTGTGATTCTATCTTTTCTTGGCTTACACGCCCTTATTCATATACCTTTTAGTATCGCTCAAAAGCGTATAGATTCTCATTATGGCTTTAATAAACAAAGTGTAAAAGGTTTTGTGCTTGATGGCATAAAAATGTTTGTAGTGAGTGGGATTTTGCTTGGTATCATTTTTGCCTTGTTGCTATGGATTATGGAATCTCTTAGTTCTTGGTGGCTTGTTGGCTTTTGTGTTGTATTTGCATTTCTTGTATTTATACAGCTAGTTTATCCCACGCTTATTGCTCCAATGTTTAATAAATTTACACCTTTAGATAATGAATTGCTTCGTCAAAGGATTACCACACTTATGGAACATGCAGGATTCCATAGCAGTGGGATTTTTGTCATTGATGCAAGTAGGAGAGATGGTAGGCTGAATGCGTATTTTGGCGGTTTAGGCAGTATGAAGCGAGTGGTGCTATTTGATACACTGCTAGATAAGATTAGTGAAGATGGATTGATTGCGATTTTGGGACATGAGCTTGGACATTTTAAGCATGGCGATATAACACAAAATATCATAATAAGTGGTTCTATTTTATTTGCTATGTTTGCTATTATGGGTTTATTTTTTGAACCTTTATGTTTGTATTTAGGACTACCTTTTACAGATAGTAGCATTCTTATACTAGCTATATTGCTTTTTCCAGTATTATCATTTTTATTTATGCCGATACAAAGCTATTTTAGCAGAAAGGCAGAATATAGAGCTGATGCTTTTGGTGCGTCTTGCGTAAGTAAAAAGGCGCTTAGTGAAGCTTTAGTGCGTCTTGTAAATGAAAATAAGGCTTTTCCATATTCACATCCGGCATATATATTTTTTTACTATTCTCATCCACCGCTTTTAGAGCGACTTAAGGCACTTGGGGGATTGCATGATGGAAATTGA
- a CDS encoding isochorismatase family protein, with protein MQKTIEQDKIDFHRRESIARIAKIGALGASVLVGTKLHAETIDEAQEQTRKQNYININPLYVDSDKMLLPKTQMKLQKDSVGLVVVNPQIDFLSPKGVGWSLYGASIKENNTIENIGMLFRVAKALRLPTFVSYVVWNSQDLKTLPKTPMKNFSRGTKLAYGNGKGLNANDIEQSGADFLPEYKPFILDNKTILTTPRKDFGLKGSDLTTQLRISGIKQVILCGMDANVHLDSHLRDLLAEGFEVGVVRDATAGAKLPEGDGYLAGLINFRFIANELFFTPDIVQRLQNM; from the coding sequence ATGCAAAAGACAATAGAGCAAGATAAAATAGACTTTCATCGCAGAGAGAGTATCGCAAGGATTGCAAAGATAGGTGCTTTGGGTGCAAGTGTGCTAGTTGGCACAAAGCTTCATGCCGAAACAATTGATGAAGCACAGGAGCAAACACGCAAACAGAACTATATAAATATTAATCCACTCTATGTAGATAGTGACAAAATGCTACTTCCAAAAACACAGATGAAGCTACAAAAAGATTCCGTTGGGCTTGTGGTTGTGAATCCGCAGATTGATTTTCTTAGCCCAAAAGGTGTGGGCTGGAGCTTATATGGTGCTAGTATTAAAGAAAATAATACTATTGAGAATATCGGTATGCTTTTTAGAGTGGCAAAAGCCCTGCGTTTGCCTACATTTGTGTCCTATGTGGTATGGAATAGTCAAGATTTAAAAACTTTGCCAAAAACACCTATGAAAAACTTTTCTCGTGGGACAAAGCTTGCCTATGGTAATGGCAAAGGTTTGAATGCAAATGATATTGAACAAAGCGGAGCAGATTTCTTGCCTGAATATAAACCCTTTATACTTGATAATAAAACAATCCTTACAACACCTAGAAAGGATTTTGGATTAAAAGGGAGTGATTTAACCACTCAATTGCGTATCAGTGGGATTAAGCAAGTGATTTTATGCGGTATGGATGCAAATGTGCATCTTGATTCCCATTTGCGTGATTTACTTGCGGAGGGCTTTGAAGTAGGTGTTGTGCGTGATGCTACTGCTGGAGCGAAGTTGCCTGAGGGTGATGGTTATTTAGCAGGGCTTATTAACTTCCGCTTTATTGCAAATGAACTTTTCTTTACACCAGATATCGTGCAAAGATTGCAGAATATGTAG
- the ileS gene encoding isoleucine--tRNA ligase — protein MDQAQKDYKDTLILPKTDFPMKGNLPQKEPERYKKWQEYAYSTMSKARTSSTRTSLNKVKQSQTNQGEINPNEINPNKANQNETNTTNKNKSSTNNTFTLHDGPPYANGHLHVGHALNKILKDFIIKYHYFQGKQVFYTPGWDCHGLPIEQQVSNAYEAEKKIPTKLEIREACRKHAEKFVEIQKNEFLSFGIVGDFDNPYKTMKYKFEADIYRALVQVAKAGLLTQRSKPIFWSWAAKSALAEAEVEYKDKRSDSIFVAFSLQTSTLKALNLESFSTKVTPYMLIWTTTPWTLPSNVAIALNPNESYVLVSNGAIVAKKLYEKLKERGVIEGEILTTIESKNFEKHYATNPLNNRDSMLILAEYVSMEDGSGAVHNAPGHGEDDYFTCLKYDLPVIMPVDDSGCFDESIITLGLFEKEVIDEFVGSHIFKAQKRILEILKDKNALLHHEEIVHSYPHCWRTNKPIIFRATKQWFILMDKPYYNGKTLRQVALQEIENTRFYPKNGINRIKSMVENRPDWCISRQRDWGVPIAFFIDKESGEPMFEEILTSHIESLFESHGCDVWWEREIIDLLPDSYKDKANLYEKNMHILDVWFDSGSTWFAVLDSKDYNSGHAPADVYLEGSDQHRGWFQSSLLLGCAINHKAPFKNIITHGFTIDEKSEKMSKSKGNVLAPSKIISESGSEILRLWVALSDYQNDVKISQNILKQASENYLKLRNTIRFLLANTQGLTKLSSSENFSIIDEWVLHEAKQVLNEVDTLFSEYEFSKGFQVLNGFITATLSGIYLDICKDSLYCDTIDSNKRLAIQSVFAILANNILHLLAPFLTYTIDEALDYAPFVIKGEAKNVFELEKFAIPNFSFSEEKQEKIKLCLALRSLFNEQVDKLKKEKVLKSSLELSLSLPKECENSKDLIADFLMVSECVCEKTNSDILFSINFDNKTYHVYKATKEKCPRCWQFKKDSNMEVCGRCDEVLSLL, from the coding sequence ATGGACCAAGCACAAAAAGACTACAAAGATACACTGATATTGCCAAAGACAGATTTTCCAATGAAAGGTAATCTTCCGCAAAAAGAGCCAGAGAGATATAAGAAATGGCAGGAATACGCATACAGCACAATGAGTAAAGCAAGAACAAGCTCGACAAGAACAAGCTTGAATAAAGTGAAGCAAAGTCAAACAAATCAGGGCGAAATCAATCCAAATGAAATTAATCCAAACAAAGCGAATCAAAACGAAACAAACACCACAAATAAGAATAAATCAAGCACAAATAACACATTTACACTCCATGATGGACCGCCTTATGCAAATGGGCATTTACATGTAGGACATGCTCTAAATAAGATTCTAAAAGACTTCATTATCAAATATCACTATTTTCAAGGTAAACAAGTGTTTTATACGCCCGGTTGGGATTGTCATGGTTTGCCAATAGAGCAGCAAGTAAGCAATGCTTATGAAGCAGAAAAAAAGATTCCAACCAAACTTGAGATTAGAGAAGCATGTAGAAAACACGCGGAAAAATTTGTGGAAATACAGAAAAATGAGTTTTTATCATTTGGTATTGTAGGCGATTTTGATAATCCTTATAAGACTATGAAATATAAGTTTGAAGCTGATATTTACCGCGCTCTTGTGCAAGTGGCAAAAGCTGGATTATTAACACAAAGAAGTAAGCCTATATTTTGGAGCTGGGCGGCAAAAAGTGCCTTAGCAGAAGCAGAAGTTGAGTATAAAGACAAGAGATCAGATTCTATATTTGTAGCATTTTCTCTGCAAACAAGCACTCTAAAAGCCCTAAATTTAGAATCTTTTAGTACAAAAGTAACCCCATATATGCTTATATGGACGACTACGCCTTGGACTCTTCCTAGCAATGTAGCCATTGCGCTAAATCCTAATGAATCTTATGTGCTAGTGAGTAATGGTGCAATAGTAGCTAAAAAACTTTATGAAAAATTGAAAGAAAGAGGGGTTATAGAAGGTGAGATTCTTACAACAATAGAATCTAAAAATTTTGAAAAACACTATGCTACAAACCCTTTAAATAATAGAGATTCTATGTTGATTCTAGCAGAGTATGTAAGCATGGAGGATGGCAGTGGAGCGGTGCATAATGCCCCCGGACATGGTGAAGATGACTACTTTACATGCTTAAAATATGACCTGCCTGTTATTATGCCTGTTGATGATTCTGGCTGTTTTGATGAGAGTATTATCACGCTAGGACTTTTTGAAAAAGAAGTGATAGATGAGTTTGTAGGCTCTCATATTTTTAAAGCACAAAAAAGAATACTAGAGATTCTAAAAGATAAAAATGCCCTGCTTCATCATGAAGAGATAGTGCATTCATACCCGCATTGTTGGCGGACAAATAAGCCAATTATTTTCCGTGCTACAAAGCAGTGGTTTATTCTCATGGATAAGCCTTACTATAATGGAAAGACACTGAGACAAGTCGCCTTGCAAGAGATTGAAAACACAAGATTCTATCCAAAAAATGGGATAAATCGCATAAAAAGCATGGTGGAAAATCGCCCCGATTGGTGTATCTCAAGGCAGCGAGATTGGGGTGTGCCTATCGCATTTTTCATAGATAAAGAAAGTGGTGAGCCTATGTTTGAAGAGATTCTAACAAGTCATATAGAATCTTTATTTGAATCTCATGGCTGCGATGTATGGTGGGAGAGAGAAATCATTGATTTACTGCCCGATTCTTATAAAGATAAGGCAAATTTATATGAAAAAAACATGCACATTTTAGATGTATGGTTTGATAGCGGTAGCACTTGGTTTGCCGTGCTAGATAGTAAGGATTATAATAGCGGACACGCCCCTGCTGATGTATATTTGGAGGGGAGCGATCAGCATAGAGGCTGGTTTCAAAGCTCTCTCTTACTAGGTTGTGCGATAAATCATAAAGCCCCCTTTAAAAATATCATTACACATGGTTTTACCATTGATGAAAAAAGTGAGAAAATGAGTAAGTCAAAGGGTAATGTCCTTGCCCCAAGTAAGATTATTAGCGAAAGTGGAAGTGAGATTTTGCGACTTTGGGTAGCCCTGTCAGATTATCAAAATGATGTGAAAATATCGCAAAATATCCTAAAACAAGCGAGTGAAAACTATCTTAAATTGCGAAATACTATCCGCTTTCTACTTGCAAATACACAAGGGCTAACAAAGCTTAGCTCTAGTGAGAATTTTAGCATCATTGATGAATGGGTATTGCATGAAGCAAAGCAGGTATTAAATGAAGTAGATACTTTATTTAGTGAATATGAGTTTTCAAAAGGATTCCAAGTTTTAAATGGCTTTATCACGGCAACTTTAAGCGGAATCTATTTAGATATTTGTAAGGATAGCTTGTATTGTGATACGATAGATTCTAACAAACGCCTTGCAATCCAAAGTGTGTTTGCAATATTGGCAAATAATATCTTGCATTTACTTGCACCATTTTTAACTTACACTATTGATGAAGCACTTGATTATGCACCTTTTGTGATTAAAGGTGAGGCAAAAAATGTGTTTGAGTTAGAGAAATTTGCTATACCAAACTTTAGTTTTAGTGAAGAAAAACAAGAAAAAATCAAGCTATGTTTAGCCCTAAGAAGCCTATTTAACGAACAAGTTGATAAACTCAAAAAAGAAAAAGTGCTAAAATCAAGCCTAGAGTTAAGCCTATCCCTACCAAAAGAATGCGAAAATAGCAAGGATTTAATCGCAGATTTTCTAATGGTGAGTGAATGCGTATGTGAAAAAACTAATAGCGACATACTCTTTAGCATTAACTTCGATAATAAAACCTATCATGTCTATAAAGCTACAAAAGAGAAATGCCCTAGATGTTGGCAGTTTAAAAAAGATTCTAACATGGAAGTATGCGGTCGTTGCGATGAGGTGCTATCGTTGTTGTAA
- a CDS encoding spermidine synthase spee, with the protein MWMTSEVTRNFQNQYAITNKFADYKGKTIDIELFNTEALQQIALISFKNDKKEVTRQAVMTQRYNFIESEMLAYIPYCVATNPKRVLICGTLNAAIANHFAQHDMSVDMVVGDMEALYTLSGFIPKFKEIQENVNIAFYERFMDIKQAGYDIIIHASSPKLYEFEALKKMASEKFICIFDLANCYLEPSLALDTLAFGMNFGHVMMPFMLPTLTPSFYAFLSNYAHPLADLQLQKSDMLDNLQCYNANLHTSVFRLPTFLQHIIAPYVKN; encoded by the coding sequence ATGTGGATGACAAGTGAAGTTACAAGAAACTTTCAGAATCAATATGCTATTACAAATAAATTTGCAGACTATAAGGGTAAGACAATTGATATTGAGTTGTTTAATACTGAGGCATTGCAACAGATTGCACTTATTAGTTTTAAAAATGATAAAAAAGAAGTAACACGACAAGCAGTAATGACGCAGCGTTATAACTTTATTGAAAGTGAAATGCTTGCCTATATTCCCTATTGTGTAGCTACAAATCCAAAAAGAGTTCTCATCTGTGGCACATTGAATGCAGCGATTGCTAATCATTTTGCACAGCATGATATGAGCGTAGATATGGTGGTAGGTGATATGGAAGCCCTTTATACATTAAGTGGCTTTATCCCTAAGTTTAAGGAAATACAAGAGAATGTAAATATTGCTTTTTATGAGCGATTTATGGATATTAAGCAAGCTGGCTATGATATTATTATCCATGCTTCTAGCCCAAAACTATATGAGTTTGAGGCACTAAAAAAGATGGCAAGTGAAAAGTTTATTTGCATTTTTGACCTTGCTAATTGCTATCTAGAACCAAGCTTAGCTCTTGATACATTAGCCTTTGGCATGAATTTTGGACATGTGATGATGCCTTTTATGCTACCTACACTCACCCCTAGTTTCTATGCGTTTTTAAGTAACTACGCACACCCTTTAGCCGATTTACAACTACAAAAAAGCGATATGCTAGATAATTTACAATGCTATAATGCAAACCTGCATACTAGTGTCTTTAGACTCCCCACCTTTTTACAGCATATCATCGCACCTTATGTGAAAAATTAG
- the prmC gene encoding peptide chain release factor N(5)-glutamine methyltransferase, whose translation MMEIDLLLRIAIAFLKDMNLEEFKKLVYETQFLLADINSFENEKLPKDSPKESNRVRQSLDIKAPEFHIVSPRYEAEILLGHILNMTRVELHTNAKKEITDFDKQRYFKILAMRKNGVPLEYLTNKASFYDLELYVDNKVLIPRHETELLVEHALEIIKAHNITHFVEVGVGSGAISAAILTHAKETCAIATDISKEALNIAKHNIQNLGLENRCDFVESDLLSSPYLIMRKPITLLVANPPYIANSYPLNQEVLCEPHIALFGGEKGDEILKKLILQAREKQIQFLICEMGYDQKESMQEILLNVGYKPTFYKDYAGFDRGFIARLMP comes from the coding sequence ATGATGGAAATTGATTTATTATTGCGTATTGCGATTGCATTTTTAAAAGATATGAATCTTGAAGAGTTTAAAAAACTTGTATATGAAACACAATTTTTACTCGCTGATATTAACTCATTTGAGAATGAAAAATTACCAAAAGATTCTCCAAAAGAGAGTAATAGAGTGCGTCAATCACTTGATATAAAAGCACCAGAGTTTCATATCGTAAGTCCGCGTTATGAGGCTGAAATCCTATTAGGACATATCTTAAATATGACTCGTGTAGAGTTGCATACGAACGCAAAAAAAGAGATTACAGACTTTGATAAGCAACGCTATTTTAAAATACTTGCTATGCGTAAAAATGGTGTGCCGCTTGAGTATCTTACAAATAAAGCAAGTTTTTATGATCTAGAACTCTATGTGGATAATAAGGTGCTAATCCCTCGCCATGAAACAGAGCTTTTAGTCGAACATGCCCTAGAGATTATCAAAGCACATAATATTACGCATTTTGTAGAAGTGGGTGTCGGTAGCGGTGCGATTAGTGCAGCGATCCTTACACATGCAAAAGAGACTTGTGCGATCGCTACTGATATTAGCAAGGAAGCATTAAATATTGCCAAGCATAATATACAGAATCTTGGTTTAGAAAATCGCTGTGATTTTGTAGAATCTGACTTGCTTTCTTCACCTTATCTTATCATGCGAAAACCAATCACACTTTTAGTTGCTAATCCGCCCTATATCGCAAATAGCTATCCACTCAATCAAGAAGTGCTATGTGAGCCGCATATTGCGCTTTTTGGTGGTGAAAAAGGCGATGAGATTCTAAAAAAACTTATCCTCCAAGCAAGAGAGAAGCAAATACAATTTCTTATATGTGAAATGGGCTATGACCAAAAAGAGAGTATGCAAGAGATACTTTTAAATGTGGGTTATAAGCCAACTTTTTATAAAGATTATGCGGGTTTTGATAGAGGCTTTATCGCAAGGCTTATGCCCTAA
- a CDS encoding mechanosensitive ion channel family protein — protein sequence MKKLHYYLSAFLMLCSICVLVFAKDITSKDTNKQEKLNTESLPLHFESLALLFQHITDISWQIHTLQGSYDFKQKEELIAQKNLLLQNFIANIRNTKQSLGFDIDENKQMQMRIDMQLNDAKIQHDAALILKEEIAKNNLIIESHLATLFKNLRKQIDFFSQKQKVVDIIQPTLQALNAMPTTFDISAEIPTKQQKNLKLQIEKYRNTLASAIEIVSYLEWHADELVPQNTILHACMRWTLQFLSNFMNVNHGNLVFIKIVLSLLCFVILWAYRKLITKIVVYLMDLAIHLTNQDKDLHAAIQKNLLQPISLFLLAWSLRVCIGVLYYPHLQPEKIEAWFNILYIVNVAWFMVALVKSYGTVLLTKILQKRNNEFRREIINLILKALYAVIIIIACLLILKYLGFNVSAIIASLGLGGLAVALAVKDILANFFASIMLLFDNSFSQGDWIECNGVDGVVVEIGLRRTTVRTADNALLFVPNAELAGKIIRNWSRRKAGRRIKMSVGVTYDADEAKLKKCVASIRQMLLDHPEVVTTPIYNQEETQLMTLRKDIISLDDFLGYKSGLFVCVEALADSSINILVECFTQSVSKKDYFEVREDIIFKIMAIVQECNLSFAFPSQSVYVETLPK from the coding sequence ATGAAAAAATTACATTATTATCTCAGTGCATTCTTAATGCTTTGTAGTATTTGTGTGCTTGTCTTTGCAAAAGATATAACAAGCAAAGATACAAATAAGCAAGAAAAACTTAATACAGAATCTCTGCCCCTGCATTTTGAGAGTTTAGCCCTATTGTTTCAGCATATCACAGATATTTCATGGCAGATTCACACATTACAGGGGAGTTATGATTTTAAGCAAAAAGAGGAATTAATCGCACAAAAAAATCTTTTGCTCCAAAACTTTATCGCTAATATTAGGAATACAAAACAAAGCTTAGGCTTTGATATAGATGAAAATAAACAAATGCAAATGAGAATTGACATGCAGCTAAATGATGCTAAAATCCAGCATGATGCAGCTTTGATTCTAAAAGAAGAAATTGCCAAAAACAATCTTATTATAGAATCTCATTTAGCTACGCTTTTTAAAAATTTGCGAAAGCAAATTGACTTTTTTTCACAAAAACAAAAAGTAGTAGATATTATACAGCCAACACTCCAAGCATTAAATGCCATGCCAACAACCTTTGATATATCAGCTGAAATCCCTACAAAACAGCAAAAAAATCTCAAACTACAAATAGAAAAATACAGAAACACACTCGCAAGTGCCATTGAGATTGTTTCGTATTTAGAATGGCATGCAGATGAGCTTGTGCCACAAAATACGATACTACATGCTTGTATGCGATGGACACTGCAGTTTCTCTCAAACTTTATGAATGTTAATCATGGGAATTTGGTTTTTATTAAGATAGTTTTATCGCTTTTATGTTTTGTTATCCTGTGGGCATATCGCAAACTTATCACAAAGATTGTCGTCTATCTTATGGACCTTGCTATCCATCTTACAAATCAAGATAAAGACTTGCATGCTGCTATTCAAAAAAATCTATTGCAACCTATCTCATTGTTTCTACTTGCATGGAGTTTGCGTGTTTGTATCGGCGTGCTGTATTATCCGCATTTACAGCCAGAAAAGATTGAAGCGTGGTTTAATATCTTGTATATAGTAAATGTTGCATGGTTTATGGTAGCTTTAGTGAAAAGCTATGGCACGGTGCTATTAACAAAGATTCTGCAGAAACGAAATAATGAGTTTAGACGAGAGATTATAAATCTTATATTAAAAGCCTTGTATGCGGTTATTATTATTATCGCATGTTTGCTTATCCTAAAATATTTAGGCTTTAATGTATCTGCTATTATTGCTTCGCTTGGTTTAGGGGGATTAGCCGTTGCTCTCGCAGTAAAAGATATACTTGCAAACTTCTTTGCCTCCATTATGCTCTTATTTGATAATTCTTTCTCTCAAGGCGATTGGATTGAGTGCAATGGTGTTGATGGTGTTGTGGTTGAAATAGGACTAAGAAGAACTACCGTTCGCACCGCAGATAATGCCCTGCTTTTTGTCCCAAATGCAGAATTAGCAGGGAAGATTATACGCAATTGGAGTCGCAGAAAAGCTGGTAGAAGAATAAAAATGAGTGTAGGCGTTACTTATGATGCAGATGAAGCAAAGCTGAAAAAATGTGTAGCAAGTATTAGACAAATGCTTTTAGACCACCCAGAAGTAGTAACAACGCCAATCTATAATCAAGAAGAAACACAACTCATGACTCTAAGAAAAGACATTATTTCCCTTGATGATTTCTTAGGCTATAAAAGCGGACTTTTTGTCTGTGTGGAAGCCCTTGCTGATAGTTCAATAAATATTTTAGTAGAATGCTTCACACAAAGTGTTTCAAAAAAAGATTATTTTGAAGTAAGAGAAGATATAATCTTTAAAATCATGGCAATCGTGCAGGAATGCAACCTTAGTTTTGCTTTTCCTAGTCAAAGCGTCTATGTCGAGACATTGCCAAAGTGA